The Manis javanica isolate MJ-LG chromosome 13, MJ_LKY, whole genome shotgun sequence region CTGGACTGTTCTCACTGCGCCTCTCACATTTCCCGTCAGGCTCCTGGGCCCGCGTGCTGCTCCGCGACTACGCCGAGGCCTGCGTGGACGCGGCAGCGGCGGCGAGAGCCCGGCCCGGGCGGGCGGCCGTGTACGTGGGGCTGCTGGGTGGTGCGGCGGCCTGCTGCGCGTTGGCGCCGAGCGAGGCGGCCTTCGAGGAGGCGCTGCTCGACGCGTCGGGGACCCTGCTGCTGCTGGCGCCGGCCACGCGCAAGCGCGACTCCGAAGCGTTCGTGCAGCGGCTGCTCTGGCTGCGGGGTTGCGGCCGCCTGCGCCACGTCAACCTGGGCCTCTGCTCGCTCGTGTACGAGGCTCCCCACGACGCCCGAGCCAGTCTCTACCAGGCCCGCTGCCGTTACTTGCAGCCCCGCTGGACCGACTTCCCAGACCGGATTTTGGATGTGGGCTTCGCGGCCCGCTGGTGGGTACTGGGAGCGCGGATGCGCGACTGCGACATCAACGACGACGAGTTCCTCCACCTCCCGGCACATTTGCGCGTGGTCGGGACCCATCAGCTGCGCTCAGAGGCCAACGAGGGACTCTTCGCCGAGAAGTACAAGCCTGTCGTGCTCACCGACGATCAGGTGGACCAGGCGCTGTGGGAGGAGCAGGTCTTGCAGAAGGAGAAGAAGGACAAGCTCGCCCTGAGCCAGGCCACGTCGCTTGTGGAGTCGGAGGGCTTGAGATGAAACCCAGCGAAGCCTGGGTCTGGAAGGGCCTCAGAGCCCCGGCACACTGTTTGCCTGCGATTGTGCCATGGGTGTGAGTGAGCCTCCGATGCAGAGTGATTGATGCAGATTACGTGCAAAGTGTTCTCTCCCCGAGTTTCCATGAAACTGGACGGGGAGGGGGTGTCTTTCTCCCCCTAGTTCAGCGCCTTCTTGGTCTGAGAGTTGGGGAGAACAAAGCAACAAGACCATGGAATGTTCATCACCGCCAGAATTCGTAAGGAGCCTGGCATAAGCCCTTGTCACTGGCCTCACGGTCACTCTGAGGTACCCCTTTTAACAGGTGACTCCCGAGCTCTCCTAAGGCCATTCAgattcacattttaaattttgagctGCAGTGTTGTTTATCCTCTTTATTTTCATGAGAACATTTGTTTTcgtttttacctttttattttgaaataagtacAGTCTCattggaaactggaaaaataagagcaGAGACGTCCTGCATGTCCTTCGCGCAGCTTTACCCATGTGGTAATGCTTTGCATAAGCCGCACCAAACCAGGAGATTGACGTTAGCATGATGGCACATTTTACATGGAAAGTTTCTGCAAGAACAACTTGCTTTTACCATGTAAGTATTGGCAGTGCTGTTAGAGTGAGTTGCAAGGATAAGACATTTTCTGACAGGGACTTCTCTGTGAAATACAGATTCTGGTTATGGTATACTTCAGTAACCCTGAGAACACAGAATTCGATGGAAAGGAATATGTTAGTGTTCATAGCTGGTACCTAGGTTCTGATAATcatacttttaaaacaaaaagttagAGGAATGAGACTATTTGTCACCTAGGTGGCCTGTGGCTAGTTAATAAAACCAGGAGATGATATAACCATCTGTGATGTTTCTGTTCATGTGTTTTGCCGTTAAGTTTGGTACTTACATCTTCCATTCATACTGTGGGTGTGTGGATACATGGTAACTTTCATATCCTTATTTTTGTGGCAGGGGAGCAGctttaaaagccttttttttttttttccaaccgaagaaattaattttttctaggTACATAGATGACTTAATTACAGACAAGTTTTGATATATAGGAAGACCCTCCCCATTCTCTTTGCTAAATGAATCATCACaataatttttacaatttttaaaatgatacacAGCTTTCTTGGGCTGAAGCAGTTGCAAGACCATATTGGTATTGGTATATTACAGCTACTCACAATGTTTAAGAACagcaatggagaaaaataagttatttaaatattgatTTCATATACAGAAAGTGCAGTGTTGCTATTTGTATAACTTGAcaatttcttgttttctctcaatttaaaaatcaatatagcTTGGATTCAGATAACTTTTTTCCTAGTGCACATGCAGCGCTGACTTGGTGAACTGACCTCTTTTGCTGCAGTTACGAAAGCAAATGTTGCTATGTCTGGAAGTGATTTCCAGTAGGCTAGGAAATTTCCAATTTCACTCGCACCAGGGTTCAGGACAGACAAAAGGGCCACTAGGAGAAGGCCATGAAAATCTAGCTACTTCTTGGTTATCTGGGAAGGTAAAAAGCGTCTGCGTTTTACAAAGGAAATGGTGAGGTACAAAAAGGTAGTTTTCCAAAGCTGTGGTAGAGCCATAATTCCAACTGTTAACTCCCAACCCCAATAAACTCATGTTAACTATCTTTGATCTTAACATCCTGCCAGAAATTACTAAATAGTGCTATTACTAGCCATAAATAAAActtgaatacagaaataaatgaatattaaaaagaaatgcaatgaaAACTTCTGATGTCTTTGCTCAAGAGAGTGATTAATCAACTGCAGGGAAAGTTTAAGACACACTGACATCACAGTGACACTGGTCCTCACTGATCATAAGTAGTGAGAGAGGATTTGCATATTTTCATTGCTAGAGTCAGTTACGAAATGCTGCTTCTGACTTTCAACCAGGCTACGTTTCTTGCAGACACCCTTTACCACTCAACAGCTTCAAGTTCAGAGTGGTAGTTGGACACAAACTAAGCAATTCTTAAAGTATTTGTAGGAATTGCAGGGCTTGGTATAGGCCTGAAGTCAGTGCAGCTTTGACTTTGGTCAGAGGGTTGGCCTTTCCCAGGAGTCCTACCAGACGTCTGCTCTTCTCCAGCAGCTCTGGCCTGAGTTTGGTGTAAGGCTCACAGACTGGAGCTGTTAGACTGG contains the following coding sequences:
- the TIMM29 gene encoding mitochondrial import inner membrane translocase subunit Tim29, whose protein sequence is MAASALKRFWFRNREGAGDAAPAKAGVGARLGSWARVLLRDYAEACVDAAAAARARPGRAAVYVGLLGGAAACCALAPSEAAFEEALLDASGTLLLLAPATRKRDSEAFVQRLLWLRGCGRLRHVNLGLCSLVYEAPHDARASLYQARCRYLQPRWTDFPDRILDVGFAARWWVLGARMRDCDINDDEFLHLPAHLRVVGTHQLRSEANEGLFAEKYKPVVLTDDQVDQALWEEQVLQKEKKDKLALSQATSLVESEGLR